A genomic segment from Aspergillus chevalieri M1 DNA, chromosome 7, nearly complete sequence encodes:
- a CDS encoding uncharacterized protein (COG:O;~EggNog:ENOG410PI0U;~InterPro:IPR036188;~PFAM:PF01593,PF13450;~SECRETED:SignalP(1-16);~antiSMASH:Cluster_7.2) produces MKSLAAFSSLATLTLAASQFDTSSYNPSDIITRDVAVIGGGSSGTFGAFKLKDRGKSVVVIESQGQLGGHIETYTDPATGATLDYGVHEFWNISLVTDFFARFNVPIEDFVFPSEPAIYADFKTGQVLSNFTVGSNFTAYIEQLDRYPDLAYGWDLTYPVADDLLLPFGDFITKYGLEAEAYNMFTLLPGVGNILEQSTVNIFKGITKILFDSEAGSSIAVTNTNNQLLYEKAQAALGTDALLNSTVINAQRPTDNSNCTLVVMTPTGNKLIVAKHILVTIPLLLDNMQSFGLDSDESSLFQQFNYTAWYPGLIRNTGLSFSNRYLNVGANTLYNIPELPGIYTLIPTKEDGVFLYWYGAQNALTESEVKDSITSSIKALGGVAPEFMVFGNHTPYELVVPVDAIKNGFYKDLNALQGYRNTWYTGGLFVGASGPLWNFTNTLVGQMTA; encoded by the coding sequence ATGAAGTCTCTTGCAGCCTTCAGTTCCCTGGCCACCCTTACCTTGGCAGCATCCCAATTTGACACTTCCTCCTATAACCCAAGCGATATCATCACTCGCGATGTGGCCGTCATTGGAGGTGGTTCATCAGGCACATTCGGTGCGTTCAAACTGAAGGATAGGGGCAAATCAGTCGTTGTCATCGAGAGTCAAGGACAGCTGGGAGGCCATATTGAGACCTATACCGATCCTGCGACTGGCGCAACGCTGGACTATGGCGTCCACGAGTTCTGGAACATTTCGCTTGTCACCGACTTTTTCGCCCGATTCAATGTGCCCATTGAGGACTTTGTCTTCCCTTCCGAACCTGCCATCTACGCCGATTTCAAGACCGGTCAGGTGCTCTCCAACTTCACTGTGGGATCCAATTTCACTGCGTATATTGAGCAGTTGGACAGATACCCGGATCTGGCTTACGGATGGGATCTGACATATCCAGTCGCTGACGATCTCCTTCTGCCGTTTGGAGACTTCATCACGAAATACGGTCTTGAGGCCGAAGCATACAACATGTTCACCCTCCTCCCTGGCGTTGGCAACATCCTGGAGCAGTCGACCGTGAATATCTTCAAGGGCATCACCAAGATCCTATTCGACTCGGAGGCTGGATCTTCAATTGCTGtgaccaacaccaacaatcAACTCTTGTACGAGAAAGCGCAGGCGGCGCTGGGTACTGATGCTTTGCTCAACTCGACCGTCATCAACGCTCAACGGCCGACGGACAATTCCAACTGCACACTGGTCGTCATGACGCCCACCGGCAACAAGTTGATTGTGGCCAAGCATATCTTGGTTACTATTCCTCTTCTGCTTGACAATATGCAGTCATTTGGGCTGGACTCGGATGAATCCAGTCTCTTCCAGCAGTTCAACTACACGGCATGGTACCCGGGCCTCATTCGCAACACCGGGTTGTCCTTTAGCAACAGATACCTCAATGTCGGGGCCAACACTCTCTACAACATTCCCGAACTTCCTGGAATCTATACCCTCATTCCCACCAAGGAGGACGGAGTCTTCCTGTACTGGTACGGAGCACAGAATGCGCTGACAGAATCAGAGGTCAAGGACAGCATCACGTCCAGCATCAAAGCATTGGGGGGTGTGGCCCCTGAATTTATGGTGTTTGGCAATCACACTCCCTACGAACTGGTTGTGCCTGTGGATGCGATCAAGAATGGATTCTACAAGGACTTGAATGCTCTCCAGGGATACCGTAACACCTGGTATACTGGAGGGCTCTTTGTTGGTGCTTCTGGGCCGCTTTGGAACTTTACTAACACACTGGTTGGCCAGATGACTGCTTGA